Genomic window (Rosa chinensis cultivar Old Blush chromosome 6, RchiOBHm-V2, whole genome shotgun sequence):
agattattattattattttttttggtgaCTTGAAGGAGGTTAGACTTAAAAATTTACCGATGGTATGGCATGGAAGggttaaaagaaaattattatgTATATAGTAGTAATATGATAATACACCACCGAGTTATTGTCATCATTCCTCGAATTCTACTAGCTAAGACCTTTCAAGGATGTTGCAGACCCGGCCATCGTCAAAGATACCATATCCAACGGTAACAATCTGACATTGATTACAACATGGAGGGAGATCAAAGGAAATATCACCACGCGGAGGCTGAGACGATACCGTTGTCTGTTGATAAGGTGGTTTTGGTGGCGGTACCGGTCCAACACTTATAATTTCTACTATTTTGCCGATCTTCCTTGGTCGCTTCATGACCATTACTGGATCAACAACCCCCTCAACTGTTAGAGTTCCCTTCTCATCATCTACAGCCACCATATCTATTCCTGTATAGGCCACTTGAATAACCTAAATAACAGCTTAGTTACCTGTAAGCTTTATTTGTAACGGCTTTTAGTGAATCTGTATTGCAAATCTGGCaattaatattaatttttaCCACAGTTTTCTGCTTAGCACAGTGTAGGCATAACAAGAAagttaatgcatgcatatataagaAGCTTTCAGTATTGATCGAACTGCATGCATGAACTTTTGAAGAAGAACCGATTTATTACCTTCATTGTGGAAAGCTGTGAGAGTAATGAGTAAATATATAAAACAATCATCCCGCACACAGCCAATATTTATACAtaaaaattcattaattaggACCTCAGAAATGAAATATATGTGAAGTTactattgttattattatggggccgtgaccacttatctaattttagctaaaaaattgctcacttactccactaagagttttttactcccatatacccaatctaacatttattgacagtattgccttcattttaattaataaattacactcatctctctctcagactctctctctcttccttctcggCTGAGTCGACTCAGCAACCATCGTCAGCCTCGAAAATCAGCGTCCTCAAGTCTGGTTCGATTGAAGAGCAGAAGCAAGCGGCGATGGAGATCAGGCTCCTCGCCAAAAACTCTCCGTCGCTGTGCTCGGCGTCCTGAAccgagttctctctctctctctctctctctctctctctctctctctctctctctctctctctctctctctctctctctctctctccatgtctACAGATCTGGAATTCTGGATTTGAAATTTTCGGTCATCAGTTCTTTGCTCGGCATCTCTGTGCTTGGCGTGCCATCCTAACTCGGTTCAGCGACTCGACCAAGTCCAAGTCGGATTGGATTTTGTTAGCTAGAAAGTCGCCGCTTTCTGTGCTCGGCTTCGTTGTCGCTGACTCTGTCTGGAGCAAGTTCTGATAAGAGAGGTGCTAATAAGGAACAAGGACGACAAGGAATTGGAGAGGAAGGACCTAGAATTGGAGCCCTTAGGGGCACGATCATGTTGAGGTTCACAAGGCTCCAATCAGGTTGAGGTTCACGATCATCTTGAGGTTCAAGGGTTCTGATCATGTTGAGGTTCACAGGGCTCCACTACCATTCTCTCTCTCAGAGGTAGAGTTGATGACAACGTCGCcgttatttttatttatttttgggtaaAATGAGGGCAGAAAGcccagaaggaaaggaaaaaaaaaactatgttcCAAATGTGAGAAGGGCAAGTCTGTGAGAGATATTTAGTGACGTCGAACAGGGAAGAAAAGCTCAATGTTCTCTCAGGCGCATGGTCaagcttgtttttttttagatgatttggttggcaataatatgattattgggaggcaataatcaGATTATTGAGAGGCACTAATAAGATTATTGAGAGGCactaatatgattactgggggggggggagggggggggggggcaataaatgtttattggggcaataataaaattatttatttggataaatctccgaaaactttcaaaattaaaaacgtCTTCATTTTTTACTAATTATTaatccccaataaacttgttattggggaccaataacttttttattgggaggcaataatataattattggggtgtaataaaatcagacgccggaatctggtcaccAGTCCGTtagccggattcgggattccggtcaccaattgccggattccggtcacagGAGTCTGCGGcaggccactggtcaccggagtccggcaaggtttccaatgacttctctctctctaagtgacaaaggagagggcaaaaatgtctcaaaaataaataaaaaggaataaaaaaataattaattgggtattagggaaataatctcttagagtgtttgagtaagtgggcaatcttttagagtgtttgagtaagtgggcaatcttttagagtgtttgggtaagtggggttaattaaccccaaagtTGGGTAAATAATCATTTCCCTTATTATTTATTGAGGACACAAATATCTGAAACCTAGCGTTGAGGAAAGCCTTGGCATGCATGACTAGCTGGTGCGTAGTGCTCATAATGTAATCTCTCATTTTGAGGGGGGCATATAGATCGAAATTTGTTGAAAAAAACAACCCACTTATGAATTAGGTAATTGCGACAGTCGAAcaaattcattaatgaacgaGTATTCATTAATGAACGAGTCTCCTCCTACCTATCTAGCTAGAGgatgataatatatatatatggttcacATACGACTAAAATATTATCTAAGAGCTTTCGATCATCGTGGGGGCGCAGTGCACTTATAGGACTTGACTCAGCATAAATCACAATATTGATGTCTCCATTTGGTGGAAAATTTCGAGCATTCAATTCAAACGATAATGGTCATATACATAGTTCGAACATCTGATGTGTAATTCTACGGACATTGATCAGTTAAATAGAGATAAGGGCATGACTATAGGCAATAGCTTGCTATAATCCCTCTAATAGCTGTCAACATTCCGGTGGTCAATCAATCTTCGGTGAGCATTGGATATGAAAATGGCCGGGTTGGTCATTCGACTTTTGCACGTAGCTAGCTAGGTCATAAGTAAGAGGAAGTAAATCAAACACAAGATCCGATTGGAACACAGATTAATTATGATCAGTACTACTGAATCATTCGAGGGAGGACTTTGGACTATATCTCGTttatatacaagtatatatgatTATATGAATCATATTACTGAAGCTTTGACCaaaaaagcaataaaaaataTCAACGAAGCTAGGGTCGTAGTTTCTACTAGTTGCTAAGCCCGGCATTGCTGTGGTCTTGTGGATTTGATTTTTGTCTTAATTGTTTGGCTTAGCTAGGACTAAAAACGAAATGGTttttgagtgagagagagaaaggacaGAAAGTAAATCCCGTCAATATAGGGGCAAAATTGTCTCTTCACTATTCATTAAATTTCACTATTTTATTGCGACAAGTACAGCAGGTAGGATATATATTATAGACAGTGTTTGACCGTTTGTCTGTGTGTACACACACATGCATAAATATATAGCGCAATTTCACCATTTATTGGGGAAATGCTCATTTATTCAATTTCAGCTTTAAAATTGttcacttgctccactaacagttttttaatctCGTTTATCCAAAatactctaagggattatttccctaataccctattaattctttttcattctttttatttatttttgtgacttttttgccctctccttctttctcacttagagagagaagtcgtcagataccttgccggactccggtgactgACCAGTGGCCGACCGCcgtctccggtgaccggaatccggctaacGGTGACcgaaatcatattattgccccccaagaaTCATAtaattgccccccaatactcatattattgccttccaataatcatattattgccctctcaGTGAATTACATAAtctctcaaaaccaaaatgaatatactacaggcacaattgatcaattaatatgcatattattgccccccaagaaTCATATTATTGCATTGTTGAACAGATAGTAGATCATTGGCctccaatacaaagtccaatgtctctactgccccccaatagaccaccaaaaatgcaccattttgtaggattcacagataatttgactttaatacacagaaaacaacaggtaacttattcaaacaccacactatagtgatccctgtctcTCATTTccaagtctactgggggccaataatgtgtctactgccccccagtagaccatcaaacaaaccccacagttacattgcaatgtcAGATTACTCACATTGTTGAACAGATAGTAGATCATTGGCCTCCAATCCAATaaacattcaaaaaaaaaaaaaattgctattccttgccaaaaaaaagaactgaacaACAATACTTAAAGTTAATCAATTTGAAGCATCTCTACGTTAAGTGTTGTCAGCGTCTAAAGTCAATGGGTATTGGTAGATTGAATTGGTTGCAAACACTAGATGAGTTTCACGTGAACGCGGATATCATAGAAGAAGGATCGCTGTTGGAGGATCTGGAAAACTTGGACAAGCTTGAAGGGGCTCTTTCGGTGCAACATGTGGCATCCTCATCGCAAACTGTGAGTGGGGCCGTGAGAGCACAGGTTGAATAAGAAACGCCTCCTTCACTTGGATCTTAATTTCGATTGTTCCTGTGGACGCACCATACGGACGGGCAGAGCCGAAGAAGAGATCTGAATGCTTTAAGACCACATCCAGATTTGGAATcattaatcatattattgcgcCGGTCTCAGAGAAGAAGGTGTTGAAGGCGTCGTCgctcggagagagagagagagagagagagagagagagagatcagtggggggaggagagagagatgagtgtaatttattaattaaaatgaggacaatattgtcaatagatgttagattgggtagatggggttaaaaaactcttagtggaataagtgggcaatttttaagctgaaattgggtaagtggtcacgaccccttatttatttatttatttattttgggtcattttaagggattctTTGTAGCACtcatttttcgatcacatattggCATCTAGACTGTTCAGTTCTAAGACTCCATGAATAGTTCTCTTAtgcaaatttcagccaaattgataactGCTAAGGCAtcaaattagattaaatcaattgacgaaccaaatctgtcaaacctgaaccgttcatgtttaaaattgtaaatcacagttttgaatgccttaaaaattattaatttagctgaaaatttgcataattaATCTACTCATATAAACCTAACAATTAAACAGTGCAGATGTTAATAAGTGATCAAAAATTTGACCAAATAatcaattttatatatatatatatatatatatatatatatatatgatcctcCAAATTGTATGGTCACTTCTAAACCAACTATCTTATATAGCTATTTAAGTAAAAGATTAAATCTGAAAATCATTCAACAGTTTGATAATTACCCATCACAgtcatttgaattttttttttttggtaacggTGCAAGGATAATTTTTATTGAATAAACAAAACTTTACAAACAAACAAAGTTAAAAAACACACGAGTGAGGAAAACGCAAACAAACAGAATAGAGACTAACAATAACCCATCAAAATCCATCCAGATAGCAAACCCTCCAAGGGAGGAAATGAAAGCAAATGCCAAAACTGCCACATGTTTAAACTTCAGGTGACACAAAGACGTCACCCAATTTGCAATCGAAATCCTGGAGAACGCCTAAAGAGGAAACAAACTTGCCACCGCTGGGGCAGAAATCAACCACAAAGGCGGGTTGGGAATGGAAGAAAACAACGGAGGGATGAGAGCTagggaaaaagaagagagagggaagagAGAAGCGAGAGCCTCTCTCTCATCAGGTCTGCTTTTGAATATAgtcatttgaaaaaaaatattcacCCGAAGTTATTAAATTATTTTAAAGAAACAACTAATTTTTTTCACATGCAGAACACGGGTTATTTATAAGTTTCGACCAATAAAATTACATAAGCCTCCAAAAACAAATATGGCGGTGGATATATATGATGAAATTCACTCTTACATACGGGGTATTATCAAGTTACTATAACATCATGGAGGAATGAATATTGCAAATTCATGAATATATTGAACTATTGAAGTTCTGCTCCTCAAAGGATGTTGCACACTCCACCATCAAAATGAGGAACATAGCTGATGACCCCAACAAGCTCACACTGATTACAACATGGAGGAAGAAGGAATACAGAAGGAATTTGCTTAGGTTCTGAAGGCTTCGGCGGTCCAACACTTATAATTTCTGCTACTTTTCTGGCCTTCCTTAGTCGTTTCACCACCAACACTGGATCAACATCTCCCACAACTCTCAGTAATCCCTTCTCACCATCTACTACCACCATAGTTATTCCTGTCAAAGTTCAACAGTTAAACCATGCATATACACCAGTGCATTACCAATTTATAAATACAACCGAAAAAGAATAGCAGAGGCGAACATAGTTGTTTACCTGTAAGCTTGGTAACGGCTTTTAGTACATCTGTCTTGCAAATCTGGCAATTAATATTGACTTTTATCACGATTTCCTGTGATGCATATGCAAATACCAtgtcattttttcttttgggccaaTGCATATACCATATAGAATACAGACATGACAACACAAAAACGAAGGTAATGTGGGTATGTGAGGGAATTAAACTTAGATTCCTGACCAGAAATTAGAGGCTTTAGTATAATAAAAAATGGGTGCATGCCACCATTGATATGATACATTACCTTCATATTATTGGCATGCAAATGCGAGAACTGGTGGTGGATAGTGGAGACAACACCGAACGTCCGAACCACTTTTATATAGAGGACCTTGAGGGCTGCCTGAGATCATTGGTTGTGTACTGTATATGATCTCAGATCTCTTTGATTCCCGACGGAAAATAAATTATCAATATATATTAAATGATAAAAGTACAAACCAAGTTGTTAATTAGGTTTTGGGGCAACTGATATGGACAAGTTAAGaaacataattaattaattatgacTGCAGTCTCCTCCAAGAGGATATTAAATTATTAACTAtctttatatttatctactaTCTTTATATGTAATCATACACTAACATTGACTTCTCCCATGAGTTACGTCGGCCTATGAGGTCTATGTTATGTGGAAGAAGGGTTCAAAGTTGATCAACTTGAGAAACCGTTCTGATCGAATATCTATCAGCACACTGTAATGACATGGTGGGCTAGAGGTGTCTGATCAGCGATTGGCCTAGACAGTGGCGGAGGGaggaatatatatgtatggggGCCAAAAAATTTAACCAAATATCAAAAGACCATTGATGAACCAAAATGGCAAAATACATCCCCTGTATTTGGTTGCAATCAGTGCATATAACTACCATATAATACACAAATATGATTCGCATTATACAAAAAAGACTTGAGCTATTTCCTAGCACAAAAGACAATCAATATGTAATTAGCAACTACATTAGATGATTAAAGTGTAAGTAAAATTGTTTGAAAACTAAGAAACGATCAATATAGTAAACAAAATCATATGTAATTAGCAAAAATATTAGTATATGCTTATAGAGTTCCACACTTCGATCCTTCCAGGcatgcaaaaagaaaagagatcaAAACAATGGCAATAAAATCTTTCAACACAAAAACAGAGTTACAGAGCAATCAAATTATATTATCAACATCATAACATGAATCCATGAATCCATGATATTGATGATAGAACATAAAGTCATCAATTCATCAATTCACATTAATTGTTCTCAACAAGTCTACACAAGAACAGAGCCAtagaggagaagaaaaacagtaaaaaagaaacaaaaaaattaatcaacCTGAGTGTTGGCTTTGGTAGTTGAGTTTGATCAACAAAGAGATATTGATATATGGGGTTTGAGAAAAGAAGCCATCGCAGCAACTAGAAAGCCAGCAATATCAGTTGGTACTTGGTTATTGACTTTGAGTGCAGATTGCTGGCTTTGGTAATTGGTACTTGGTAGTTGAGTTTGAATATATAAGGTGAATGGGGTTGCACAAGAAGCTACGTGCtcccttttttcttgttttttccgTCAGTTTGTGCCTTTGTAGGAGACTGGGAGTTGTGTCACTTGTGTGTTGTGGGCCTGTTGATAACTTGATATCATGATATGCTTAGATGGTTTGTGGGCTTTCAAGTTTGAATTGTGCCGTATATGATACTATATGGGAACACTGAACACaatatatataacaatatatatggCCACTTGATGGGGGCAAAATGTATACTCGGGAGCCAAATGTCAAAATCTCAGTGGGGGCAGTGGCCCCCGCTCGTCCTGAACTGCCTCCGCCCCTGGCAGCAACTAGAAAGCCAGCAATATCAGTTGGTACTTGGTTATTGACTTTGAGTGCAGATTGCTGGCTTTGGTAATTGGTACTTGGTAGTTGAGTTTGAATATATAAGGTGAATGGGGTTGCACAAGAAGCTACGTGCtcccttttttcttgttttttccgTCAGTTTGTGCCTTTGTAGGAGACTGGGAGTTGTGTCACTTGTGTGTTGTGGGCCTGTTGATAACTTGATATCATGATATGCTTAGATGGTTTGTGGGCTTTCAAGTTTGAATTGTGCCGTATATGATACTATATGGGAACACTGAACACaatatatataacaatatatatggCCACTTGATGGGGGCAAAATGTATACTCGGGAGCCAAATGTCAAAATCTCAGTGGGGGCAGTGGCCCCCGCTCGTCCTGAACTGCCTCCGCCCCTGGGCTTAGAGTACCTAGTAGAAAATAGTTGGTGATCATCTATTGGCCTGGGTACGAAGGAACCACTGGGAACAAGGAATGCATGTTACACTAATCTAGCAATGAGCAATTAATCTAATTGGGTTTTAGTATTCGATCAACACAATTTTGATACATTGGTTAATCAATATAGTATCCCATCTTATTGTTAGTTTATACTGCTACTGTTCATTTAAATGTTATCCATTCTCACCCCAGATTTTTACATTGCAAAATCACTGACCCTATTTCTGATATTTCTTGGATTACTACTTTCTTGTATGCTTATCCTCATAAGCCCCTACAGGCAAGTCTTTGGAATGAAATAAAGAACTTGAATATTGATGATAATACTCCCTGGAATTTGATTGGTGATTTTAACAACATTGTCTCCCCGGCTGAAAAAATTGGGGGGTGTTCCCCTTTTAACTTGTATATGCATAATTTTATTACTTTCTTGaatgacattcatatgactactATCCCTGCGGAAGGAATTCCTTTTACTTGGACTAATAAGCATAAGGACCACACGGTGATTTTTGAGAGATTGGATAGAGTTGTTGCTAACTCTTTTTGGTTGAATTTGTTCCCTAATTCAACTGTTGAGAATTTACCTATTGTTGGGTCTGATCACAGCCCCATCTTGTTAACTACTTTGCCTTCAAGCTGGAAGCCATTTGGAAGCCATTTGGATGAATCATCCTGATTTTTCTCATATTGTTAGAAATTTTTGGACCCAAATCCATGACTCTAACCCTCAAAAAAACTTTTTGACTATTTCTGGTGCTTTTGCTCACCACCTTTCTTTCTGGAAAAGAGAGGTTTTTGGCAATATTTTTGCTAAACTCAATACCCTTCAAAAGGATCTTCTTTTCTatcaaaatcagattatgatgtTTCCCCAGTCTTTGTTCCTACATGATAAAGTTTTGGAACTGTCAGAGAACATCCTTGAGATCCAAAGAAAGGAGGAGCTTTTTTGGGCTCAACGGGACAAGGCTAATTGGCTTGCTCTTGGGGATAAAAACACTAGATTTTTTCAGACTCAAGCTAcgattagaaagaaaaaaaaaagaattagtaaaataaaaaatgatattGGCTTTTGGTTGTTTGATCAAGCTGACATCAGGGACTGTTTTTTGCAGGACTTTATGAATAGGTTCAAGAGCCGTGGACTTCCTGATGGAAACGCGTTGTTTGTTCCTCCCTTCTTCCTTACCATGGCAAGTCTTTGTGAAATTCCAAACCAAAATTCAAAGGCAATAAACATGCTGTCAAATACGCAACAAAGACCAAGAATTTCAAGAAAATTAAAGGTAGTTGTAGGGTGTGTGGAAAGCTTGGACACAAGGCACAAGAATGTCGTCACAAGAAAGATATGCCTGCTGCCATTAggaataacaacaacaacaaccaagcAAATGTGGTTGTGGCTATGGAGGATTTTGTGGCTGTTGTTTTTGAAGTCAACTTGGTGAATGACAATAAGGACTGGTGGATTGATACCAGTGCGACAAGGCACATTTGTGGAGATAGAAATCTGTTTACCACCTATCAACCACTTAATGGTGAGGAGAAATTGTTCATGGGAAATGCATCTGCATCAAGTGTTGCTAGAAATGGTAATGTGGTTTTGACATTCACTTCTGGGGAAAAACTCACTGTAACTGAGGTGCTACATGTTCCTGAAATTAGGAAGAATCTTGTGTCTGGTCCTTTGTTGAGCAACAAAGGATTTAAGCTTGTTTTTGAATCTGACAAGTTCGTTCTCACTAAGGGAGGAACTTTTGTAGGAAAGGGCTACCTGGCAGAGGGGCTCTTCAAACTCAATCTGTATGTATATGATGTTGCTAATAATAATTTAGATAATGCTTCTACTTACTTGCTTGAGTCTTCTAATTTATGGCATCCTAGATTAGGACATGTTAACT
Coding sequences:
- the LOC112173801 gene encoding heavy metal-associated isoprenylated plant protein 43-like; amino-acid sequence: MKEIVIKVNINCQICKTDVLKAVTKLTGITMVVVDGEKGLLRVVGDVDPVLVVKRLRKARKVAEIISVGPPKPSEPKQIPSVFLLPPCCNQCELVGVISYVPHFDGGVCNIL